In Montipora foliosa isolate CH-2021 chromosome 9, ASM3666993v2, whole genome shotgun sequence, the DNA window AAGCAGAATACACAGACACCTTAACTCATCAATTACAGCTATAGTGTCTTTTTTGTAACAATCATCAACACGCTTCAAATtctgcttgtgcttgcgtctcTTGTAAACACCATTGTTTTTGCGTGTCAACCAGATAAGTGACCCGTAGCCcgctaattgttaaatagtccaTTGACGGCTTCATCAGAGAAATCGATGTACTTTGTACAAGAAGTTTTATTAGTCTACACCGGCTTGCGAAACTTCAGGCAATACAACTTCACACAAAATCATACAAAAGCTGTTTAAACTCTCACTTCTTGTGAACAGGCTTCTTTGAGGATTTCTTGGGTTTTACCACCTTTGGTTTCTTTGGGGAAGCAGCCTTGGACGTTTTCGCGCTCCTTTCCTTAGCGACCTTTCCTTTAACAGGTTTTGCAGGTTTTTTCGGCGCAGGCACCGGGCCGGCAGACGGCGTTTTCGTTGACAGGACGACCGCTTCAGGTTTCGCAGGCTTAGATGCTCCTTTCTTTGGTGTACGTTTTTTCATCGGAGCCTTCTTCTTAACCGGTTTGACAGGTTTCGCTGGAGCAGGTTTAATCTTGAAGGAGCCCGCAGCACCTTTTCCTTTGTTGTGAACAAGTGGCCCGTTCGGTCCAGAACCTCTCTGGAGAGCTTGTTTTAGCATGACACTATGGTGTTTATTGTCTGTAAGCTTGTACTCTTTTACTATGTGCTTATTGATGGCTTGTCGAGATGATCCGTTTTTTTCCGCGAGAGCTTTAACGGCGCTCACAACCATATCAATGTATTTGGGATGACTTGTAGCAGGTTTAGCCTTCGCTACAGACattatgattgttttttttctacACAACTTCAGCCAAATCCTCTCTTCAAATAAGCAATGCAGTTTGATGGACTCCGACTGCTGCAGAAATCTACTTATGTTGGCAGTGCGGACCTCCGTGGAAACAACTACAAACGACGGCTTCTTGTCAACGAGTTATCTTTTCTGTGCTTGTtggcaatttcatttttcgcgaAAAAGCGGTTTTCTGTGAATAAAAAAACACATGTTCGAGCAAATTGAAAGGAAACTATTTTTCTTCAACAACGTCGAGGAAGAGAATTTGATTTCCTACTTCACGCGGAAAAATATTTACAGAAATTTTTTGTTAACCGTCGCATGTTGAGATTTCGTTTGTCACAAGAAAcgatttttttatttccatacttgtgaacattatttatttttcgcTCCTTATGATACTTTATTATGTTGTGGATAAAGTGGCTTCAAATTGAGGACTTATTTtgacgaaaaaaaagaaatattttaatttttttacagggATAGAAACACAGTGGGTTGAGCTGTTTACATCGTAAAGTTACAATTTTAGCATATTCAAATTGCCGTTGTTTGGTCAATATGTCATTGGAGGACGCTACGAAATCATTTCTCTTAAAACTCTGTTTCCGGTATACGAAAATAATGTAATATCTTTCACTATATAATATCTTTCGCTATGATACAAGAGATAATGGAAATAGATTTTaaagctgtctcggcaaataaTAATATCAACTACAACTTTTGGCTTTGCTCGCATTGCAGCGTCCTCATAGCGATACTCACTGTTTACAAACagttcttttgatatttaaattttgccaacgacagaacaaaagaacctttgcttTGACAGCCAATAGATAGTCTGCAGCTGGTTGGCACATTGATGACAAAAGGTGACGTAACGTTGAGATGTTGAGTATCGCTATTTGTATACTTCACGTTTAAAGTAAAGTTCTTTCATTTTGATCGTGTATTTAGTATTACTCCTCGACCTTTTACTCAATAATAAAAACCATTTGCTTCAGTCTAGGAGGCTTAAAGCCTATggtacacgttgaaacttttagctgaaacttatgtgcaacCGTGTAACGCAAAAGTTGTTACCAGATTCCCGCAAAACAAGTCGATCTTTGACGCGTAAGTTGCAGTTTCTCATTGGCCCACGCAGCGTAACAAGATCGGGCGAGACCACTTTCACGAAGTGGTGTTACACTGTGAAAACGcttgtttttatcaccactgcgatCGTTGCAAGCGTTGCAGAAGCAcaaagcggttctacttttcctgaaacttgtctcgcatcGGAAGTTCAAGAAAGTTTCATGAAAacgaccatgttacacggtgcaacgcgTGCTAAAACTTGTTGCCACAAGTTTCTAAAACATTTCAGCGTGTAACAGCGACTTTATAACCCATTAATTTTCGATTTTATTGGCTATTTTACGTCAGGAACTGGACAGTTATCATGCAATAACCCCCGTCTGCGTCGATACTTGTCCTACGTTCATTTCCGtcgaaaagaaacaaaggcAGCAGAAAAAaagcagcacgggggtttttcAACTGGTCGCAATACCTGTTGCGGAGAATACAAAATAGTCAGCAAGATGTATTGCCAACATCTTTGAAGGTGAAGAAAGTTACGAGTAGACTTTCAGTCCTATGCAAACTGAATCATGTTATAAATAGATAATTAATACAGTGTGTTTactaactgaaaaaaaaaaacagtccaCCTTCAACGTGAATCCTTCAAGTGCTCCAGACTTTGCACATTCTGGCGGAGTTTCACGATTGTGGCaattaaaatgatttcattttttttttcctgagacCGACACACTGTTTTTTCTAATCAAGTTTTGAACAATGTGACGACAAAACTAAAAGCGCCCTGTTAACGACCGACACATTTAGCATCAAATTTACTTAAAACGGCAAACGTCGCCTTGCCGTGTCATTTTTCACATAAAATGGAGAGAAGCTTGTGACGATAGCTTCACGCAACCCAAGGCAACTCGGAAAGGACTGTGTCGATCTCAGTATTTGGttaacgaaaaacaaacaaaaacttgGAATCTTTTCGTATAAAAACACAATTGTTTGTGGAAAAAGACGCtacataaaatgaaaatccttacctgtcaaattttgctTAGCGCTAGAGATTAAGCATCAcgtgatgcttaatctctctaatttCAATGAAGCTGTTTTGTGAGTAAGCAGAGTCTCAACGTGaattcatgaagaaaattgcaaTAAGGAGTCAGTTATGAAATATCGATAAtcatgaaaactaatttttccTTGTTAGACCTTCCGGATATGGTTTTGGGGTTCTTTTTTTCGCAAACAACTTGTTATGcagaagaaaaacgagaagaaaattcCTTCGCGAAAATGCCTTCTTTCACGTAGAAACGGCAAGCGGCAACAGGCAAACGCGAAAAATGAAGGGAAAATCGTTGTCTCGTGGTCACTGCCATTCGCGTTTCACGTATCTCTAttattacgtgggatgccataggcataccacgtcttaaaaTTGGtcgagttcctttttttttcttctttgtagTCTGAAATTGCAATAAGCAACGCCCAGGAACCCATAACTAGTCATTAACTTGCTTTTCATTGAAGTTAAgacctgtcgggcggggttagtatctggatggatGGGAGACCGAGATGTACAGTGTACACTGTATAATACCGGAGATTGTCTTTCGTAGACGCCATAcacgccgagttggctataaccagcctcatatccaacaagcgcgtatggaataattgttttattaaattccttgaactcccaaaagtttggaagtacgaaatacgagcgaaaaaagcgagaaaattcgagcgaaatcgaaaaaaacttgatgaagatgggaTGTTGTggaatacctggtggtcagacagacgtaggctcatcacaaaaacatttctttgccttttcgcgtacttctaaacgtcatAAAAGCGTTTTTTGTTTGTGCtccattcagagagaaatttcggaATCCGACGAAACTAATCTAGCTTAGCAACgattagcgcaatcatttgccatatcaGGTCAaaaatctacatctacatctacatgttccagcactcagcaaagtccctttttggcttaCGGCTggttctgcttaggtggcctcatacataTACatcacaagcctttttagagacatcgcCGCCAAGCACGGCCACTTCTGCgcgctggagagaacaggacagccacatcaccggggactttatcccctacttttctcaaatagtgtgtgggttttttaacgtcccacagggaacttatgaacatagaagatatttgtgagacggggcctatggtttaaagtccttatccgagaagacttgaaagtctacccatttgcgggtgtaattacaaaggcagcactttctcctcagttattttaagatcccgagtgttgatccggccggggttcgaacctgcaaccttccgcgtgacagcccgatgctcaaccagctgagccaccggtgcgctaTACTAAGGtacatgagctgataaccgagattgagtaaaccaatcagagcacgagaaatgcattagccgaggttgagaatttaataattaacaattattccatgagcgcgcgttggatatgagatggtaaatagccaacgaggcgcgtagcgccgagttggctataaccactctcatatccaacaagcgtgaatggaataattgttttattaaattccttaaactccaaaagtttagaagtacgaaatacgagcgaaaaaagcgagaaaatcctagcgaaatcgaaatgaaagttgatgaagatgcgatgttgtgtaatacctcgtggtcagacagacgcaggctcatcacaaaaacatttcttaccttttcgcgtatctctaagcttcgaaagtgatctaaactttccacaaaaacgtttttcttttgctttataccgaaagaaatttcgctttctgacgtaaacgtttttagtttagcaacgcttagcgcaatcatttaccatataaggtcaaactaaggtatatgagctgatagccgagattgagtgaaccaatcagagcacgagaaatgcattagccgaggttgagaatttaataatatatgtTAAACCGTCGAATAGGAAAGTGATTATTCCACTTCAAGAAAGGTGTTACTTTGcctcaattttatttggtaagagtgttaaAAAAACATGCAcaatctgtccttcagggcacGTGCGatcgatgtaaacagcacaaaaagccagccaaatgtcctctatttgattggataaatgAAATGACGAGTAGCGATGAGAAACCAACTTTCCATGCAGGCTTTCCATTATGTTGAAaagaatttctttcattgaaaactcCCGTTcagtccgtatttgctctgttctaaaccggtcaaaccgggtcactacagtgtattaccgtctcatatattgcacgttctcttgaccaaatatggtaaaatggcgaaatacaccttattccaaaatggccactgatttatgcggatacaaattggcccttgttgcctcgttcaagataaaatattcttttgaattttaagcttaagaacgatgcatcaagggcttatttgaataaaaacaaaagaatatttaaatggcggccattttggaataaggtgtatagtggaataataatcaTATTTAACGGAATCCTGACCATTCTTCGCTTTAACAGACATAAATCTAGGAGTAATCATTGATTATGAAAGAACTTTGGAGGTTGGAATCACTGTACGAGCAGAGATGTTTGGTGTAAAGAGGTCACTAAACCGTTCATGATCTTGATGAATACTTCCAGcgatagaccttttcacggtttctgacgccatattggttggggGCAAATGCGTAgagtgaatgtatgggatttttgCTGAATAACGGAAAACCTCTAACAAAGGGGTAGATTTCAAACATTTTAGAATATTTTTAGCCATTTTATTAATATCGTTCACCCAACAGAAAATTAGATTATTGCCCAAAACGCAACGTCTCaaaattggatattagaaatctccCCGCGTCGCtttaaatttcgcgggaatGTGCATAATTTTTAATGCAAGgctttaaatgaaatttacaaattttgtttacGGTCGTTATACCTTGTTTCTAATCGAAACAAAACTCTCGATCTTGGTTATTGCAGTGCAAGAGTTGAAAAATTAGGAAATGACCATGCCAATATAACTTATTGCAAGACATTTCAGTATACTTTAATCAAAACCTCGCTACTTACAACTGTAAATCCAGGAGAAGTGTTAAACGAAGTCagcatttaaggacgttcgcgcccaaaacgttcccacgtacagatttttttaaaacttgccacgcagaaaggtaatgacctacttttgccaaaaaagcaaaaaaaaatggggggtcaccgtgctcgttttcgagatcatgaggtgcatttttagaagattgcgttactttaagacgatcttagcttacaactgtcagcaataaaaaaactacattagtgaaatttagatcaggtaaacgtactcagttcaacataactaatataactaaattaatcgttgcagctgatgtctttttctgaggtgaaatagaccttgaaaaacgatacatattagtctaagaaagaaaacttcggtcgcacgagagaataaaaggccaaatatttgtaacttctcacgtacagattttttttgttttttgttaaaattgacaaaatcaagaaaggaagtgatatacggaaagaaaaatgggggtcaccgggcattcaagagagtaaaatcgctgcgaagttctcaaatcGATTGTTTATTCGCACTGTCaagccattgcgtgacatttccgagaagacctgggtccaaagctatcccatgatgccacatactttcacgttctattcttgtggaaaatttttgcgcctttagcatcgtctttacctgcgtggtctgcgatgcatgacgtgtgcgtgacatgcgcgaaaaaatgcgcagtagcaatgggcgcgaacgtcctaaAAGCTGACTGCAGAGGAAATACTGgaatttttaaataaaactttagattaattaaatcaaataaattccttttgatagagagagtttcaatcgagtttcGTAAAAACCAAAGCcacagtaattactttggccaatcaaaaaggacggagacaatccagtaaaccaatcaaaactcgaagtaattacacgtagccgacacaaagcgcgggaaaatgtgcacgcgcgagccacaattggtttcacttctgattggttgcaaaaGTAGCGCGGGAACTTTGAcccaatcactgaatgaagtaatgccaaaccaaagcaattcgctaattactttcgacacttaattgaaaaccgctctaacgaG includes these proteins:
- the LOC137970039 gene encoding histone H1-delta-like; this encodes MSVAKAKPATSHPKYIDMVVSAVKALAEKNGSSRQAINKHIVKEYKLTDNKHHSVMLKQALQRGSGPNGPLVHNKGKGAAGSFKIKPAPAKPVKPVKKKAPMKKRTPKKGASKPAKPEAVVLSTKTPSAGPVPAPKKPAKPVKGKVAKERSAKTSKAASPKKPKVVKPKKSSKKPVHKK